In Fimbriiglobus ruber, a genomic segment contains:
- a CDS encoding HPP family protein — MRLTAEIARDLMTPGPYSIADVATVEQATAFLTDRGFGAAVAIDLAGHPVGVVTKTDLLVHARERDAKITTEPGTVRDVMTPAVFSVREETTARSVVEQLITLNVHHLFVVDRTGVVVGVISPMDVVRRLV, encoded by the coding sequence ATGCGACTCACCGCGGAGATCGCCCGGGATCTCATGACCCCCGGGCCGTATTCGATCGCCGACGTCGCGACCGTCGAGCAGGCGACCGCGTTCCTGACCGACCGCGGATTCGGGGCGGCCGTGGCCATCGACCTGGCCGGCCACCCGGTCGGCGTCGTCACCAAGACCGACCTGCTCGTCCACGCGCGGGAGCGGGACGCCAAAATCACGACCGAGCCTGGCACCGTCCGCGACGTGATGACCCCGGCCGTCTTCTCGGTCCGCGAGGAAACGACAGCCCGCTCCGTGGTCGAGCAACTCATCACCCTGAACGTCCACCACCTGTTCGTGGTGGACCGGACGGGCGTCGTCGTCGGCGTCATCAGCCCGATGGACGTGGTCCGCCGGCTCGTGTAG
- a CDS encoding ABC1 kinase family protein: protein MPDLTSIPQLARNLNRVAEIVGVLAKYGLADWVSRLDPGFLRRWAKKTVLVTLTERRHEERVRLALVELGTTFIKLGQMLSTRRDLIGPELADELTRLQSDVQADPFAVTRATIQRELKGTPEELFARFDEIPLASASIGQAHRAELRDGRAVVVKVQHPDIGPRIDADLAILAELAALAEEYVSDARPYRPVAVVTEFRRALVRELDFRRELRYLQIFAKNFRNDPTVKFPVPVPELSTGRVLTMEYLPGTPLNRIGSSLAVGSLPEEVARRGARVFLDMIFRDGFFHADPHPGNVLILPGGVIGLLDGGMVGRVDERLRGQIEAGMVAVMTNDAAAVTDLVIQVGEVPPQFDSAGLQTEIAEQMAFYWGMPLERFNLGTALDEMTEAIRRYHILLPPPVAMLLKVLVMLEGTARLLNPTFNLIEVLEPYRRQFVRRRLSPRRLTRRFLTTARDWDEVMQGMPRMIRDLMQFARRQHFAVQLQHQHLEPSVNRLVFGMMTSALFLGSALLWAFKAPPTVHIPGLVDDVSVFGVIGCFLSGMLGYRLFRAIQKSGKLEDQ from the coding sequence ATGCCCGATCTCACATCGATCCCCCAACTCGCGCGGAACCTGAACCGCGTCGCCGAAATCGTGGGCGTGCTGGCCAAGTACGGCCTGGCCGACTGGGTCAGCCGCCTCGACCCCGGCTTTCTCCGGCGGTGGGCCAAGAAGACGGTCCTCGTCACGCTCACGGAACGGCGACATGAGGAGCGGGTTCGCCTCGCACTGGTCGAACTCGGGACGACGTTTATCAAACTCGGGCAGATGCTCAGCACCCGCCGCGATTTGATCGGTCCCGAACTGGCGGACGAGTTGACCCGTCTCCAGTCGGACGTCCAGGCCGATCCGTTCGCCGTGACCCGGGCCACGATCCAACGAGAATTGAAGGGCACGCCCGAAGAATTGTTCGCGCGGTTCGACGAGATACCGCTCGCGTCCGCGTCGATCGGTCAGGCGCACCGGGCCGAACTCCGGGACGGCCGCGCGGTGGTCGTCAAAGTCCAGCACCCGGACATCGGCCCGCGGATCGACGCCGACCTGGCGATCCTGGCCGAACTGGCGGCCCTCGCCGAGGAGTACGTGAGCGACGCGCGACCGTACCGGCCGGTCGCGGTCGTCACCGAATTCCGCCGGGCCCTGGTCCGCGAACTCGACTTCCGCCGCGAACTGCGGTATCTGCAAATCTTCGCCAAGAACTTCCGCAACGACCCGACGGTCAAGTTTCCCGTGCCGGTGCCCGAACTGTCGACCGGACGGGTACTCACGATGGAGTATCTGCCCGGTACCCCTCTCAACCGGATCGGCTCATCCCTCGCGGTCGGGAGTCTGCCCGAGGAGGTCGCCCGCCGCGGCGCGCGGGTGTTTCTGGACATGATCTTCCGCGACGGCTTCTTCCACGCCGACCCACACCCGGGCAACGTCCTCATCCTCCCCGGCGGCGTCATCGGGCTGCTCGACGGGGGCATGGTCGGGCGCGTCGACGAGCGCCTCCGGGGGCAGATCGAGGCCGGCATGGTCGCGGTGATGACCAACGACGCCGCGGCCGTCACGGACCTGGTCATCCAGGTCGGCGAAGTACCGCCCCAATTCGACTCGGCCGGCTTGCAAACCGAGATCGCCGAGCAGATGGCCTTTTACTGGGGCATGCCACTCGAACGCTTCAACTTGGGAACGGCACTCGACGAGATGACCGAAGCGATTCGCCGGTATCACATTCTGCTGCCGCCGCCCGTCGCCATGCTGCTGAAGGTGCTGGTGATGCTGGAGGGAACGGCGCGCCTGTTGAACCCGACGTTTAACCTGATCGAGGTACTTGAGCCGTACCGCCGGCAGTTCGTGCGGCGGCGGCTCTCCCCGCGCCGGCTGACGCGACGGTTCCTGACCACAGCGCGGGACTGGGACGAGGTGATGCAGGGGATGCCGCGGATGATCCGCGACCTCATGCAATTCGCCCGTCGGCAGCATTTCGCGGTGCAGCTGCAGCACCAGCACCTGGAACCGTCGGTCAACCGGCTGGTGTTCGGGATGATGACGAGCGCACTATTCCTCGGGTCGGCCCTGCTCTGGGCGTTCAAAGCCCCGCCCACAGTTCACATCCCGGGCCTGGTCGACGACGTGTCCGTCTTCGGCGTCATCGGCTGTTTCTTGAGCGGCATGCTCGGCTACCGACTCTTCCGGGCGATCCAAAAATCGGGCAAACTGGAAGACCAGTGA
- the dcuC gene encoding C4-dicarboxylate transporter DcuC — protein MDLTVWAAVLVIGLAVAGVMRGIDVRLVLFAAALALGALAGDLAPIVRDFVDTFSNEKFVIPICSAMGFAYVLKYTECDRHLVRLLVTPLRKVRFLLVPGVVLVGFLVNIPVISQTSTAVCLGTVVVPVMRAAGFSPLAIGAALLLGASVGGELLNPGAPELGAIRDKTHVPTQSMMPAILPLVLPVLGVSALVLWVTTWLSERRLGPAKVGTIHSPGGVGGIETSTEREAVKTTAGALVTGESPKVESDSSGRVARDDTAAGLPRINLLKAIVPLVPLALLFLSGPPLYLFEISQDWVIPPPAKGATVVAKIDSRYSSRIIGLAMLIGVGAAVAVTPTGARNSMKAFFEGAGYGFTNIISLIVTAKCFGTGIEKVGFASHVGNLIAQNPGLLHPLAGTVPAAFAFICGSGMASTQSLYGFFYDPAVALEQDPVAVGAMVSVGSAVGRTMSPVAAVVLMTANLTGVRPIDLVKRVGPALVAGLVTAIVLRVLGIV, from the coding sequence ATGGACCTTACGGTGTGGGCGGCGGTGCTGGTCATCGGGCTGGCGGTGGCCGGCGTCATGCGCGGGATCGACGTTCGGCTCGTCCTGTTCGCCGCCGCGCTCGCCCTCGGCGCGTTGGCCGGTGATCTCGCCCCGATCGTCCGCGACTTCGTCGACACCTTCAGCAACGAAAAATTCGTCATCCCGATCTGTTCGGCCATGGGCTTCGCCTACGTGCTGAAGTACACCGAGTGCGACCGCCACCTCGTCCGCCTGTTGGTGACCCCGCTCCGGAAGGTCCGCTTTTTGCTCGTGCCGGGTGTTGTTCTGGTCGGCTTCCTCGTTAACATTCCCGTCATCAGCCAGACGAGTACCGCCGTTTGCCTGGGAACGGTCGTCGTGCCGGTGATGCGGGCGGCCGGCTTTTCGCCCCTCGCGATCGGGGCGGCCCTTCTGCTCGGTGCGTCGGTCGGTGGCGAGTTGTTGAACCCCGGGGCGCCGGAGCTGGGCGCGATCCGCGACAAGACTCACGTGCCGACACAAAGCATGATGCCGGCGATCCTCCCGCTAGTCCTTCCCGTCCTCGGTGTTTCGGCGCTGGTCTTGTGGGTGACGACGTGGTTGTCGGAGCGCCGCCTCGGGCCGGCCAAGGTCGGGACGATTCACTCCCCGGGCGGTGTCGGGGGCATCGAAACATCTACCGAACGCGAGGCGGTCAAAACGACCGCTGGCGCGCTTGTTACTGGCGAGTCACCGAAGGTCGAATCGGATTCGTCCGGTCGCGTCGCGAGAGATGACACCGCTGCCGGTCTGCCACGGATCAACCTGCTCAAAGCCATCGTCCCGCTCGTTCCGCTCGCGTTATTGTTTCTCAGTGGGCCGCCGCTGTATCTCTTCGAGATTAGCCAGGACTGGGTGATCCCCCCACCGGCCAAAGGCGCTACGGTCGTGGCAAAGATCGACTCGCGCTACAGCAGCCGGATCATCGGCCTGGCGATGCTGATCGGGGTCGGGGCGGCGGTGGCGGTTACCCCGACGGGCGCGAGAAACAGCATGAAGGCGTTTTTCGAGGGCGCCGGCTACGGGTTCACGAACATCATTAGCCTGATTGTGACCGCGAAGTGTTTCGGGACCGGAATCGAGAAAGTCGGGTTTGCCTCACACGTGGGAAACCTGATCGCGCAAAACCCCGGACTCCTCCACCCGCTCGCCGGCACGGTGCCCGCGGCGTTCGCGTTCATCTGCGGGTCCGGCATGGCCAGCACGCAAAGCTTGTACGGCTTCTTTTACGACCCGGCGGTTGCACTCGAACAAGACCCGGTCGCGGTCGGGGCGATGGTGTCGGTCGGATCGGCCGTCGGACGGACGATGTCCCCGGTCGCGGCGGTCGTGCTGATGACCGCGAACCTGACCGGCGTCCGCCCGATCGATCTGGTCAAGCGCGTCGGCCCGGCACTCGTGGCCGGGCTAGTGACCGCCATCGTGTTGCGAGTGCTGGGGATCGTATAA